One segment of Bacteroides caecimuris DNA contains the following:
- a CDS encoding Cof-type HAD-IIB family hydrolase yields MKYKLLVLDVDGTLLNDAKEISKRTLAALLKVQQMGVRIVLASGRPTYGLMPLAKMLELGNYGGFILSYNGCQIINAQNGEILFERRINPEMLPYLEKKARKNGFALFTYHDDTIITDSPENEHIQNEARLNNLQIIKEEEFSTAVDFAPCKCMLVSDDEEALLGLEDHWKRRLNGALGVFRSEPYFLEVVPCGIDKANSLGALLEALDVKREEVIAVGDGVCDVTMIQLAGLGVAMGHSQDSVKACADYVTASNEEDGVAVAVEKAIIAEVRAAEIPLDQLNAQARHALMGNLGIQYTYADEDRVEATMPVDHRTRQPFGILHGGATLALAETVAGLGSMILCQPDEIVVGMQVSGNHISSAHEGDTVRAVGTVVHKGRSSHVWNVDVFTSTNKLVSSIRVVNSVMKKR; encoded by the coding sequence ATGAAGTATAAATTATTGGTTCTTGATGTAGACGGAACACTCCTTAATGATGCGAAAGAAATTAGTAAGCGTACATTAGCTGCCTTATTGAAGGTTCAGCAAATGGGAGTACGTATTGTGCTGGCATCCGGCAGACCTACTTATGGTCTGATGCCGCTTGCCAAGATGCTCGAACTTGGAAACTATGGAGGTTTTATCCTTTCCTATAATGGCTGTCAGATTATCAATGCACAAAACGGAGAAATTCTGTTTGAACGTCGGATTAATCCCGAAATGTTGCCGTATCTGGAAAAGAAAGCCCGTAAAAACGGTTTTGCCTTATTCACTTATCATGATGATACGATCATAACGGATTCTCCTGAAAATGAACATATCCAAAATGAAGCCCGGTTGAATAACCTGCAAATAATCAAAGAAGAAGAATTTTCTACTGCCGTTGATTTTGCTCCTTGTAAGTGTATGCTGGTGAGCGATGACGAAGAAGCATTGCTTGGTTTGGAAGATCACTGGAAGAGACGGCTGAACGGAGCGTTGGGCGTATTCCGTTCGGAGCCATATTTCCTGGAAGTAGTTCCTTGCGGCATTGACAAAGCCAATTCTTTGGGTGCTTTGCTGGAGGCGCTGGATGTGAAGCGTGAAGAAGTGATTGCTGTAGGCGATGGTGTGTGTGACGTAACAATGATTCAATTGGCGGGATTGGGCGTAGCTATGGGGCATTCACAAGACTCGGTGAAAGCTTGTGCCGACTATGTGACTGCTTCGAATGAAGAAGACGGAGTGGCTGTTGCGGTGGAGAAAGCTATTATAGCCGAAGTGCGTGCAGCCGAAATTCCCCTTGACCAACTGAATGCGCAGGCACGCCACGCATTAATGGGAAACTTGGGAATTCAATATACATACGCCGACGAAGACCGTGTGGAAGCAACGATGCCGGTAGACCATCGTACCCGTCAACCTTTTGGCATATTGCATGGTGGAGCTACTCTTGCGTTGGCGGAAACAGTTGCCGGGCTCGGTTCGATGATTCTTTGCCAGCCGGACGAGATTGTAGTAGGAATGCAAGTCAGCGGAAACCACATATCTTCTGCACATGAAGGAGATACTGTGCGTGCAGTAGGAACCGTTGTACATAAAGGACGTTCCTCCCATGTATGGAATGTAGACGTGTTTACTTCAACAAACAAACTGGTGTCTTCCATACGGGTAGTCAACAGTGTGATGAAAAAGAGATGA
- the rlmF gene encoding 23S rRNA (adenine(1618)-N(6))-methyltransferase RlmF: MAKKGELHIRNKHNGQYDFPLLIENYPPLKRFVSLNPLGVQTINFFNPQAVKALNKALLISYYGIRYWDIPKQYLCPPIPGRADYIHYIADLIQPDRVANDLQTEEEDANEQKTKCRCLDVGVGANCIYPIIGHTEYGWTFVGSDIDPVSIENARKIVTCNPVLAHKIDLRLQKDSQKIFDGIIMPDEYFDVTICNPPFHSSKEEAEDGTLRKLSSLKGTKVKKVQLNFGGSANELWCEGGEIRFILNMISESQKYQKNCGWFTSLVSKEKNLEKLCAKLKSVNVSEYKIIRMQQGTKSSRILAWRFSNNS; this comes from the coding sequence ATGGCAAAAAAAGGCGAGTTACATATAAGAAATAAGCACAATGGGCAATACGATTTTCCGTTGTTGATAGAAAATTATCCTCCACTTAAGAGATTCGTATCACTTAATCCTCTGGGTGTACAAACTATAAATTTTTTTAATCCGCAAGCAGTAAAAGCTTTAAATAAAGCATTATTAATCAGTTATTATGGCATTCGTTATTGGGATATACCGAAACAATACTTGTGTCCACCCATTCCCGGAAGAGCAGATTATATTCATTATATTGCCGATCTTATTCAGCCGGATAGGGTAGCGAACGATTTGCAGACAGAGGAGGAAGATGCGAACGAACAGAAAACGAAATGCAGATGTCTGGATGTTGGGGTAGGTGCAAATTGTATTTATCCGATTATAGGACACACAGAATATGGATGGACATTTGTTGGTAGTGATATTGATCCGGTCTCGATTGAGAATGCACGGAAGATAGTGACTTGCAACCCGGTATTGGCACATAAGATTGACTTGCGGCTTCAAAAAGACAGTCAGAAGATTTTTGATGGAATTATCATGCCTGACGAGTATTTTGATGTTACGATCTGTAACCCTCCGTTTCATAGCTCGAAGGAAGAAGCGGAAGACGGAACCTTGCGCAAATTGAGTAGTCTGAAGGGGACGAAGGTGAAAAAAGTACAATTAAATTTTGGCGGGAGTGCGAATGAACTTTGGTGTGAGGGTGGAGAAATCCGTTTTATACTGAATATGATCTCTGAGAGCCAGAAATATCAGAAGAATTGTGGATGGTTCACCAGCTTGGTTTCAAAAGAAAAGAATCTCGAAAAGCTATGTGCTAAATTGAAGTCTGTGAATGTATCGGAGTATAAGATTATCAGAATGCAGCAGGGAACTAAAAGCAGCAGAATACTAGCCTGGAGATTTTCTAATAACTCATAA
- the istB gene encoding IS21-like element helper ATPase IstB has product MTSNNKTSRTVGKNMDRIMELLSKLRFYGMLETYRNDCRTTSSDGMTNDEFLKWLLESEYDYRRNVSIERLIKSANFRYKAYMEKIDYTIKRNLDRNQLERLASLDFIRDGQNVFITGSSGTGKSYIASAIGYEACKNGIKTLYSNASKLMGQLKIAKNKGTIESEMKKIEKCQLLILDDLFLIGLDARERSILMEIIEDRHGLKSIIITSQLPVESRYDAIGDPTVADAILDRIVHTAHKIELTGDSVRKINAKKK; this is encoded by the coding sequence ATGACAAGTAATAATAAAACAAGCAGAACTGTCGGAAAAAATATGGACAGAATAATGGAACTACTCTCCAAGTTACGTTTTTACGGTATGCTTGAAACATATAGAAATGACTGCAGGACCACATCCTCTGATGGTATGACAAACGATGAGTTTCTTAAATGGCTTCTTGAAAGCGAATATGATTACAGACGCAATGTAAGCATTGAGAGACTGATAAAGTCTGCAAACTTCAGATATAAGGCATATATGGAAAAAATAGACTATACCATAAAACGTAACCTTGACCGTAACCAGCTTGAGAGACTTGCATCTCTTGATTTTATAAGAGACGGACAGAATGTTTTCATCACGGGAAGCTCCGGTACAGGTAAAAGCTATATAGCTTCAGCCATAGGATATGAGGCATGTAAGAATGGAATAAAGACTTTGTATTCAAATGCGTCAAAGCTTATGGGACAGCTTAAAATTGCCAAAAACAAGGGCACTATAGAATCTGAGATGAAAAAAATAGAAAAGTGTCAACTGCTGATTCTTGACGATCTGTTTCTTATAGGACTGGATGCCAGGGAAAGGTCAATCCTTATGGAAATAATAGAAGACAGACACGGATTAAAATCAATCATAATAACATCACAACTTCCTGTCGAAAGCCGGTATGATGCAATTGGTGATCCTACAGTAGCTGACGCAATCCTGGACAGAATTGTACATACAGCACACAAGATTGAACTTACCGGGGATTCTGTAAGAAAGATTAATGCTAAAAAGAAATAG
- a CDS encoding HNH endonuclease — translation MCKKGYCIICHRDNQELSDEHVIPEAIGGYYHIYNVCKNCNSKLGDHVDKLLLNHWLIKAARHEKSLKGYKGHIPNPLIGEGSLSTGEKVRVEQDDDGKISVRFIPTSPEVSDDGKSFKIQVDAKDEKTVPKIRTKILKRHNIDETKVQIVADYQVVKIDRPEVRMQFAIDIKSYKIGLLKIAYEFAADKIKGYTDDPIAKIYASILRDGNPDRLDEAFFEGDGMTNANLNILESIIDNSNTDRHILLLANLHEKLYCIVKLFDKFCQMIRMSDSSYGEDGLVLLAINDFASHKCDFYSPTDLIKVTSYCEFTMFKLNDEGQAYLDAQISKEGISFACTKDHDNILYDCKGNPVCTESILLLALEKLKLIKDENHTSGKISATYIIPFGYHYLCMPEGKLLMVKEITKVNEFIKI, via the coding sequence ATGTGCAAGAAAGGATATTGTATAATTTGCCATCGAGATAACCAAGAATTATCAGATGAACATGTAATACCAGAAGCCATTGGTGGATATTATCATATTTATAATGTTTGCAAGAATTGTAATTCAAAACTCGGTGACCATGTTGACAAGTTGCTTCTAAACCATTGGCTTATCAAGGCTGCTCGTCATGAAAAAAGCCTTAAGGGCTATAAAGGTCATATTCCTAACCCTCTTATAGGCGAAGGAAGCCTGTCGACTGGAGAAAAAGTAAGGGTAGAGCAGGATGATGACGGTAAAATATCAGTCAGGTTTATACCAACTTCTCCGGAAGTTTCAGACGATGGTAAATCTTTTAAGATACAAGTTGATGCCAAAGATGAAAAGACTGTACCAAAAATCAGAACTAAAATACTGAAAAGACATAATATTGATGAAACGAAGGTACAAATTGTCGCCGATTATCAAGTTGTAAAAATTGATCGTCCTGAAGTGAGGATGCAATTCGCTATCGATATAAAAAGCTATAAAATAGGCCTTTTGAAGATTGCATACGAATTTGCCGCAGATAAGATTAAAGGATATACGGATGACCCTATTGCAAAAATATATGCAAGCATCTTGCGTGACGGCAACCCTGACAGACTCGATGAAGCGTTTTTCGAAGGCGATGGAATGACTAATGCCAATTTGAATATTTTGGAGTCGATTATTGACAACTCGAATACAGATCGTCACATTCTATTGTTAGCAAATTTGCATGAAAAGTTATATTGTATAGTTAAACTATTCGATAAGTTTTGCCAAATGATAAGAATGTCGGATAGTAGCTATGGAGAAGACGGTCTTGTTTTGTTAGCAATTAATGATTTTGCAAGCCATAAATGCGATTTTTATAGTCCGACAGATTTGATAAAAGTCACAAGTTATTGTGAATTCACAATGTTCAAGCTGAATGATGAAGGCCAGGCTTATCTTGATGCGCAAATAAGCAAAGAAGGCATTAGCTTTGCTTGCACCAAAGACCATGATAATATTTTATATGATTGCAAAGGCAATCCCGTCTGCACAGAAAGTATATTGTTGCTGGCTCTTGAAAAGTTGAAATTAATAAAAGACGAGAACCATACGTCAGGTAAAATATCTGCTACATACATAATTCCTTTTGGATATCATTATCTCTGTATGCCTGAAGGGAAGCTGCTAATGGTAAAGGAGATCACTAAAGTGAATGAGTTCATCAAAATTTAA
- a CDS encoding IS110 family transposase — protein sequence MDKDRIVAGLDVHKDTIYLCVMDNTEAVIFVKVYGTLTPDLELMCSEMVSHGVTEAAMESTSTYWVPVWNALCESMSLKLVNPYFIKQLPGRKSDVKDAQWIAECLLKNLIRGSFVPDKTVQDMRKYNRRIFDLNEDLTYNSNKQDAALQRCGFRLSNYVSRVNGKSYQKCVRAIITGITDPEELVKLIHGKTLRKYGRNIIKDAVTGDFHQADICLLKQYAELIGVIERQIEECRNALIAMCQEHFPKQFKRLQSIPGVKERAASAIIAETGADMKPFEKATNLAGWCGLKPRNDISNNKVKSNRTTHGNRFLRQILIEISWVASRTRNCFFSNFSYVQCTQRHKNKMKIQVAIARKLLVAVWHMLTKDEDFIDVYLKRLEKQAEWQNDIQALESLLVG from the coding sequence ATGGACAAAGACAGAATCGTGGCCGGCCTTGATGTCCACAAAGATACAATTTATCTCTGTGTGATGGATAATACAGAGGCCGTTATTTTTGTAAAAGTTTATGGTACATTGACTCCTGATTTAGAACTTATGTGTTCCGAGATGGTTTCTCATGGGGTGACAGAGGCAGCCATGGAAAGCACTTCAACCTATTGGGTTCCTGTGTGGAATGCCTTGTGCGAGAGCATGTCTCTCAAATTGGTAAATCCTTATTTTATAAAGCAGCTTCCCGGTCGCAAGAGTGATGTGAAGGATGCCCAATGGATAGCGGAATGCTTGTTGAAGAATCTGATTCGTGGAAGTTTTGTGCCGGATAAGACAGTGCAGGACATGCGCAAGTATAACCGTCGCATCTTCGACCTGAATGAAGACCTGACGTATAACAGCAATAAACAGGACGCTGCTTTACAGCGATGTGGCTTCCGGTTAAGTAACTATGTCTCCCGAGTCAATGGAAAAAGCTATCAGAAGTGCGTCCGTGCAATAATAACCGGGATAACAGACCCTGAGGAGCTGGTGAAACTCATTCATGGAAAAACTCTACGGAAATACGGACGCAACATCATAAAGGATGCCGTAACGGGTGACTTTCACCAGGCAGACATCTGTTTGTTAAAGCAATACGCAGAGCTTATAGGGGTAATCGAGCGACAAATCGAAGAATGCAGGAATGCCCTCATTGCCATGTGCCAGGAACACTTCCCGAAACAATTCAAACGTCTACAGAGTATCCCCGGTGTTAAAGAACGCGCCGCTTCGGCTATAATTGCGGAGACCGGGGCTGACATGAAACCGTTTGAAAAAGCAACAAACCTTGCGGGATGGTGTGGATTGAAACCACGCAATGATATAAGCAACAATAAAGTCAAAAGCAACAGGACGACGCATGGGAACCGATTCCTGCGTCAGATATTGATTGAAATATCCTGGGTCGCATCAAGAACCCGAAACTGCTTTTTCTCAAACTTCAGCTACGTGCAATGCACCCAACGCCATAAGAACAAGATGAAGATACAAGTAGCCATCGCCCGAAAGTTATTGGTCGCAGTATGGCACATGCTGACAAAAGACGAGGATTTTATAGATGTTTACCTCAAGCGGCTTGAAAAGCAGGCGGAATGGCAAAATGATATTCAAGCATTAGAATCGTTATTGGTCGGATAG
- a CDS encoding Crp/Fnr family transcriptional regulator, whose translation MEIQIFFIHFSYIQMIAEFNSYMSNIDIDFFKELCLKHGELRHYKKNEFILHEGDACSFFGFILSGVVKYSCTNRTENKPYNVGFSFPNEFIADYPTCLYGMKSELNIQAIIPCEIYICSSTFLQQKFKENNENQRIARIAAEQMFFQSYSRYLDLFRFTPEERYLQLLKKCPAILQMVSLKEIASYLKITPIHMSRIRRKQSFDNKK comes from the coding sequence ATGGAAATTCAGATATTTTTTATACATTTCTCTTATATACAAATGATAGCCGAATTCAATTCATATATGAGTAACATAGACATAGACTTCTTCAAGGAGTTGTGTCTGAAACATGGAGAGTTACGACATTATAAAAAGAATGAGTTTATTCTCCATGAAGGTGATGCCTGTTCTTTCTTCGGGTTTATCTTATCAGGCGTAGTCAAATACAGTTGCACCAACCGGACAGAAAACAAGCCGTATAATGTCGGTTTTTCCTTTCCAAATGAATTTATAGCCGATTATCCCACTTGCTTATATGGCATGAAATCAGAATTGAATATACAGGCGATAATCCCGTGCGAGATTTACATCTGTTCTTCTACATTCTTACAGCAAAAATTCAAGGAAAATAATGAAAACCAACGGATAGCCCGTATCGCAGCCGAACAGATGTTTTTCCAATCATATTCACGTTATTTAGATTTATTCAGATTCACACCGGAAGAGCGTTACCTCCAACTTTTAAAAAAATGCCCTGCAATCCTTCAAATGGTATCACTAAAAGAAATAGCATCCTACCTTAAAATTACACCCATACACATGAGCCGAATCAGACGCAAGCAAAGTTTTGACAACAAAAAATAA
- a CDS encoding isochorismate synthase: protein MIDEEISNLTTIDAFIQRKQPFAVYRIPGEKVPRLLTQAEGAVRLIYDLKELNGQRGFVIAPFQVSESCPVVLIQPDQWGQPLSVDDDTEEDRKVALRLQGQESFLTSSTEEYAACFHTFINALRDRTFDKLVLSRHLTVDKVADFSPLSIFRAACKRYIHSYIYLCYTPQTGIWLGSTPEIILSGEEDEWHTVALAGTQPLQDGRLPQVWDEKNRKEQDYVASYIRRQLLSLDIHATENGPYPAYAGALSHLKTDFRFALKDNKGLGDLLKVLHPTPAVCGLPKEEAYQFILQNEGYDRRYYSGFIGWLDPEGRTDIYVNLRCMHIEDKQLTLYAGGGLLASSELNDEWLETEKKLQTIKRLIAVPPLKS from the coding sequence ATGATCGACGAAGAAATAAGTAACTTGACAACTATTGATGCATTTATTCAGCGGAAGCAGCCGTTTGCTGTTTACCGTATTCCCGGAGAGAAAGTTCCCCGTCTGTTGACGCAGGCGGAAGGAGCGGTCCGCTTGATATACGATTTGAAAGAACTGAACGGACAGAGAGGATTTGTAATCGCTCCGTTTCAGGTGAGTGAGTCATGTCCGGTTGTGTTGATCCAACCCGATCAGTGGGGGCAGCCTTTATCGGTGGATGATGATACGGAAGAAGACCGGAAGGTGGCATTGCGCCTGCAAGGACAAGAATCGTTTCTGACTTCTTCTACGGAAGAATATGCGGCATGCTTTCATACCTTTATAAATGCGTTACGTGACAGGACGTTTGATAAACTGGTGCTTTCCCGTCATCTTACAGTGGATAAAGTAGCGGATTTTTCTCCTTTGTCCATCTTTCGGGCAGCTTGTAAACGTTATATTCATTCGTATATATATTTATGTTATACTCCGCAGACGGGCATCTGGCTGGGAAGCACTCCCGAAATTATTTTATCAGGTGAGGAAGACGAATGGCATACGGTTGCGCTAGCCGGAACGCAGCCTTTGCAAGATGGCAGACTGCCGCAAGTATGGGATGAAAAGAACCGGAAAGAGCAAGATTATGTTGCTTCTTATATCCGTCGGCAGCTTCTTTCACTGGATATCCATGCTACGGAAAACGGACCATATCCTGCTTATGCCGGTGCTTTGTCACATTTAAAAACTGATTTCCGGTTTGCTTTGAAAGATAATAAAGGTTTGGGAGACCTTCTGAAAGTTTTGCATCCGACACCTGCCGTATGCGGCTTGCCGAAGGAAGAAGCCTATCAGTTTATTTTGCAGAATGAAGGCTACGACCGCCGCTATTACTCCGGTTTTATCGGATGGCTCGATCCGGAAGGGCGAACAGACATCTATGTAAACCTGCGCTGTATGCATATCGAAGATAAGCAACTCACTCTTTATGCCGGCGGTGGATTATTGGCCTCTTCGGAACTGAATGACGAATGGCTGGAAACGGAGAAAAAGTTGCAAACCATCAAACGGCTGATTGCAGTGCCTCCTTTAAAATCATAA
- the tnpB gene encoding IS66 family insertion sequence element accessory protein TnpB (TnpB, as the term is used for proteins encoded by IS66 family insertion elements, is considered an accessory protein, since TnpC, encoded by a neighboring gene, is a DDE family transposase.): MKRNCFQSSSPATMFSLNDSMRYLLYNRPTDMRKSFHTLSGIVTDAMGQDPCNGNVYIFINRARDRIKLLHWEPGGMVLYSKLLEAGTLGKPDSANDNEVCTNIEWRELVMIVEGIMEDRDSRRTRLENLKKLRK; encoded by the coding sequence ATGAAAAGGAACTGTTTTCAATCATCCAGTCCTGCAACCATGTTCAGCCTTAATGACAGTATGCGCTATCTGTTGTATAACCGCCCGACTGATATGCGCAAAAGCTTCCATACCCTCAGCGGTATCGTCACAGACGCCATGGGTCAGGACCCCTGCAACGGCAATGTGTATATCTTCATAAACCGTGCCCGTGACCGTATAAAGCTCCTGCATTGGGAGCCGGGCGGCATGGTGCTGTACTCCAAACTTCTGGAAGCAGGAACCTTAGGAAAACCTGATTCTGCCAATGACAATGAGGTCTGTACAAATATAGAATGGCGGGAACTTGTCATGATTGTGGAGGGTATCATGGAAGACCGCGACTCCCGTCGCACGAGACTTGAAAACCTGAAGAAACTTCGAAAATAG
- the istA gene encoding IS21 family transposase: MKIRIKHILRCYQSGMSIRGISSSLLVSRNTVKRYIRIYEDMGIELERLLKMDEQHLHELFGTETDKESSGSAEYKYLQERIPDYMKRLKVRGTTRRSLYEEYLKNRPQGYSYCSFCLYIRREREVKIPVGRIDHIAGDQMYVDFAGDKLYLSYERTGNKVPVEVFAAILPCSQITYYEAVPSQKKEHLIQACENAFHYFGGVPNAIVPDNLRSAVTKPGGVEPVINDDFAAFADHYGCVVFPARVRKPKDKALVENAVRLLYREVYSKMTGLKFNDLEALNIEIMKHTDALNSRKMYNRNYSRRERFLEVEKDRLHTLPATKFISKSRKTATVMRNSYVSLNNHYYSVPKEYIGDTVELLYDGDTVEIYHKFRHITTHRKDDTPFTYSEKPSHKLSGVPHEYRIRMDDIYRKACGIDPVLEEYIKRVAVAKKYPVQAVRSADGILSLVERFGHDRVVLSCQVAMEFGMFGYNELESILVNREDEKYHVQMEGQAPELTPKHRNLRGKDYFNSKNMDKNDK, translated from the coding sequence ATGAAAATAAGAATCAAGCACATACTGCGGTGTTATCAGTCAGGAATGAGTATCCGCGGTATCAGTTCTTCTCTCCTTGTTTCACGTAATACAGTCAAACGTTATATCCGTATATACGAAGATATGGGTATAGAACTTGAGCGTCTGTTGAAAATGGACGAGCAGCATCTGCATGAGCTTTTCGGTACGGAGACTGACAAAGAATCGTCTGGATCTGCAGAGTATAAGTATCTTCAAGAACGTATACCTGATTACATGAAACGACTTAAGGTCCGTGGGACAACAAGAAGGTCCTTGTATGAGGAATATCTTAAAAATCGTCCACAAGGTTACAGCTACTGTTCTTTTTGTTTGTATATCAGACGAGAAAGGGAAGTAAAGATTCCTGTTGGACGCATAGATCATATAGCCGGTGATCAGATGTATGTGGATTTTGCCGGTGACAAACTTTATCTCTCATACGAAAGAACAGGCAATAAGGTTCCCGTAGAAGTATTTGCCGCCATACTTCCATGCAGCCAGATTACCTATTACGAGGCTGTACCATCACAAAAGAAAGAACACCTTATCCAGGCATGTGAAAATGCTTTCCATTATTTTGGAGGTGTCCCCAATGCCATAGTTCCAGACAACCTGAGATCAGCCGTAACAAAGCCTGGAGGTGTTGAACCTGTAATCAATGACGACTTTGCTGCATTTGCAGACCATTATGGATGTGTTGTCTTCCCGGCAAGAGTACGAAAGCCTAAAGACAAAGCTCTGGTTGAGAATGCTGTAAGACTGCTCTACAGGGAGGTGTATTCAAAGATGACGGGATTGAAATTCAATGATCTTGAAGCCTTGAACATAGAAATAATGAAGCATACGGATGCGTTGAACAGCCGAAAGATGTACAATCGCAACTACAGCCGTCGGGAACGTTTCCTCGAAGTCGAGAAAGACAGGCTGCATACATTGCCGGCAACAAAATTTATATCAAAAAGCCGGAAAACGGCAACTGTCATGAGAAACAGTTATGTATCGCTTAACAATCACTATTACAGTGTTCCTAAAGAGTATATCGGCGATACTGTAGAATTACTGTATGATGGGGACACAGTGGAGATATATCATAAGTTCAGACACATAACGACACATCGAAAGGATGATACACCTTTCACTTATTCAGAAAAACCGTCCCACAAACTTTCGGGAGTGCCACATGAATACAGAATCAGAATGGATGATATATACCGCAAGGCATGTGGAATTGATCCGGTATTGGAAGAGTACATAAAGCGTGTGGCCGTTGCCAAGAAATATCCGGTCCAGGCCGTACGTTCAGCCGATGGCATATTAAGTCTTGTGGAGCGTTTCGGACATGACAGGGTGGTTCTTTCATGTCAGGTGGCAATGGAATTCGGTATGTTCGGATACAACGAACTTGAAAGTATTCTGGTAAACAGGGAAGATGAGAAGTATCATGTACAGATGGAGGGACAGGCTCCAGAACTTACCCCCAAACACAGAAATCTCAGAGGCAAGGATTATTTTAACTCTAAAAACATGGATAAAAATGACAAGTAA
- a CDS encoding DUF6261 family protein: MKEISTISLERMNNGAHFLYVSNILTRAEADSKVKTKAAAQVAALKAAVAQEDKDLKISQKSLLTDDIAKADAERDALYSGYKKAVAGFLNLPVEAIAQAAKVLNQHIKDYAIDPKMQLDRETGLLLNLITDLEGKYKPEVETLSLTPFVTNLKAANERVRTLTASRTDEKAGITVGALKTSRKASDDAYRMLVKMVNALALVEGETDYVPFIDYVNAEIVHYKREVLGQKATAACTTGGNDSGNTGGNTGGSDNGEAPDPAL, encoded by the coding sequence ATGAAAGAAATCTCAACCATCAGTCTGGAGCGCATGAACAACGGCGCACACTTCCTCTACGTGAGCAACATCCTGACGCGTGCCGAAGCCGACTCGAAAGTGAAAACCAAAGCCGCCGCACAAGTAGCCGCACTGAAAGCCGCCGTGGCACAGGAGGACAAAGACCTGAAAATCTCGCAGAAAAGCCTGCTGACCGACGACATCGCCAAGGCGGACGCCGAGCGCGACGCCCTTTACAGCGGTTACAAGAAAGCGGTTGCAGGCTTCCTCAACCTCCCCGTCGAAGCCATTGCGCAAGCCGCCAAAGTGCTCAACCAGCACATCAAGGACTACGCCATCGACCCCAAAATGCAGCTCGACCGCGAGACGGGACTCCTGCTGAACCTCATCACCGATCTGGAAGGAAAATACAAGCCGGAAGTGGAAACCCTCTCGCTCACCCCGTTCGTCACCAACCTGAAAGCGGCGAACGAACGTGTCCGCACGCTCACCGCAAGCCGCACCGACGAGAAAGCGGGCATCACGGTGGGCGCGTTGAAAACCTCACGCAAGGCATCGGACGATGCTTACCGTATGCTGGTAAAAATGGTGAACGCCCTCGCGCTCGTGGAGGGAGAAACCGATTACGTGCCGTTCATCGACTACGTGAATGCGGAAATCGTTCATTACAAACGTGAAGTGCTCGGTCAGAAAGCCACAGCCGCCTGCACCACGGGCGGAAATGACAGCGGAAATACCGGAGGAAACACAGGCGGTTCCGATAACGGAGAAGCACCCGACCCGGCACTTTGA